Genomic segment of Panicum virgatum strain AP13 chromosome 9N, P.virgatum_v5, whole genome shotgun sequence:
GCCCGGGCGGAGCGGAGGGGAGGGCGgagcggagggggcggcggggccgtgcgCTGGCGGCCTATGGCTAGGCTAGCTGCTAAACGAGAGGAGACGATGGCTATGATGACGGTGGACGGGGGCACGAAGGCTGCTGGCTGGCTGCGGCTGGCTGGGCGGCTGCCTGGCTGGCTCGCCCCCAACGTTCACATGGTGGATATCCGGTGGATAGGGCGCTCCGCCCCCGCGTCCGTCACCGCTGGCCGGGGGGCGCCCCGGGTCGTCCTCGTCTCGCCCCCGGGGCTGTGGTGCTGTGGACGGGTGGAGTCATGGAGAAGTGGTGGTACAGCTGCGGCGATAGCGGCAGGAGGATCCTgttgcgcgagggcgaggcgaCCGGGCCTAGCTGGCGTGGTCCGGGGCCCAGCAGCTTTGCTGGAACCGTCGATTTGGATTTCGGAGGCGTCAAAACAAAACTGGACAAGGTGGAGGGGAGCACAACTGTCCAAGGCATCGTCGTCTACCATTGCTTTTATtttttactccctccattctaaattattctaaattataagttatttcaagaattttggagagtcaaaattttcTAAATTTGACGAAATTTATACAACATAATAATATTTACGacaccaattaagtatcattagattctttgttagttatatttttatagtatacctatttgatgccataaatttttggatttctctctataattttaatCAAACTTTGAAATAGTATGACCctccaagatttttggaatgatttataatttgaaacggagggagtagttttttttttggtgggaTACCATACCATCATCTGGGGTCACGGGGGACCGGTTTGTTGATTATTTGTGGTTTTTGCAGTCCGTTTATAGAGTCACAATCTGAGCAGAGAATATTTATATggcgttttttttttgaggggccTAGGGCGTATCTGAACTTCTCAAGGATCGATCCCCCTAAACTAATAAGATAGCCGGGCCAGCAGGCAACAGGAGTGTAATTGATTTGCTGGGCTTGAACGACAAGGCTATTGGTGCTTTTTGCTAACCACCCGGCACCAGGTCATAATTGCCGTAATCCGCCTGAAGATAGGTTATCAAGTGGCATAGCCAATCCGTGTACGCCAACCAAATTTGAGAAACATTAATTATATACCTACAGCAAGAATAATAATATAGCCACGGTAAGAATCTTTGCAGTTTATCTCTCAATCCACTTGTATAGTAGTTAGCTTTTTACCATTAATATATAGCCTCATTTATCTTTCTTATAAAGTTTCTTGGTTAGCTCTTTACCATTAATATATAGCATCATTTATCTTTCTCATAAAATTTTTTAGTACTTGTATCAAAACCAACTGCAAACTATAGCTAACTTCCATGCTcagtttataaaaaaaaataactCGCACGTCTGAAACGAGCAGCtagaccttttttttttttggaaaaaaaagatgCTGCTACGATCAGTATCCGAAATCACCGATTCAATAGGAGCTGCTTTGCAATTCATGTAGTGCTTTGACTCCTTATTTTACATATGTTTAGACTTTGGACATTGTCAAATCCTAATGGCTGGAGACACCTTCTAACTGATAAGTTACAAATTCTAAGTGATAATCAATATTTTTATCCTTTCAAAATAATCAATACTTTTGACTTTTCCTCAATATAAAAAATAGGGAATAACAAAATAAAGGCCTGCTGCATTCTGAAAACGCCTAGTCCCTGAAATGCAGTGCAGGCAACAACCAGTAGCACAGAATGACAAAATCAACTCTATTAAGAAGTTTATTACAAATTAAGCATTAAAGTCTGATGGAAATTTGCTAAGGTAAATCTAGCATAAACGGCAGTCTTTTCGATCCAGTGGCAGGTCATAGTGGTACACATGTTCTAAAGTTTGGCAATAGATTGGCATATTAACACAGCAGTATCTCGTAAGATACCTCGTAAGATACTCATGTGGTACATAAATTCTATTCTACATATATATCTCCATGCCAAGTATCTTCGAGGACTGGCACAGGGGGCAGAAGCTCAGCTTGCTCTCGCACTCCTTGCATAGGCAAAGATGCCGACAAGGCAGCAAGAGCATGCATGCCTCGCTTGATTTACAGACCCTGCAGGCCGTCAAATCCTTCGGTTGCCTGTTCTCCTTCAGCATCAGTTGCAAATTGACGGCACCACCATTGCAACAGGATGCCGTGTCATCTACCTCGCTATCACCACAACCTTCCTTGAAATCCTTGCTCTGATGGGCACATACCTGCTCCAAGTTGTACTTGAGTGCATTGATCATGCTCTCATTGTACTTGGCCCTTTGCTGCCACGCACCAACTTCCACTGCCAACTGCTTAATCTGGTCCTCAAGTTCAGAGTTCCTTTTGTTAATGGTCTCCACTTCCACCTCTTTATCCCGTATTTTTCGTAGTATCTTGTCCTCAACAGAGGCCAGTGCCTCAAATTGCTTTGCCTGAACTTTCTCCAATATAGACTGCCTCAGCCGTTCACTCTGCAAATTGATGAAAGTTAGAATTAGGATGCCAAAAATAAATGCCAAACAATGAATGCAACCCAGTAATAATGCCAATTATAAAGAGTAAGTATTCTAAGGGGGAAAAAAACTTTATGGTTGCTCAATTATGCGGCTGCCTACTGCATGACTACTCTAGGTGTAACTGTTATCTTGCAGTGGATAAAATATCACAAGTGATCGGTCAAAATCATTCTCTCCCTTGCTAAAAAATCTTCCAGTGTTTCATAAAAGTAAGATAGTTCAGGCATCCAGTACTCCAGGGATTGATAGTAAAGTTCAAACTTCGGACAAAAGAATTAACCAAGTACTACTGTATCAATAAAGATAGCACTAAATAATGAAATTGGAATGTCAAGTACTGCAAATTAGAATGAAACATGTTTGGTGATGTATATAGCACCTGCAGCACTTGCTCCTCTAACTTATGTTTCACAAACTCACCCTAATTTATTTGAGGGATTTGGAGAACCTTCGTACTAGCAACATCACTCTCATGATAGACAAGTATTATTAAGTCACATTGTTTTTGGCTTGTCTGCCTACAGGCCTAAGAACTTCTATTATCACATACACACACCCACTGATTGCATTTCTGCCAGATAGAAAGTTTGACACCTCAACTGAAGAACATGCAACCAAGCTTCTCTTGTTACATACAATATTGCCCACACCCTCTTTTTCTCCCTACCCTCCACTTTGAGTATTGAACTCTGAAATGTGGCTTTAAAAAAGacacaataaaaataaaataatccacCCAAAAGTAAAGCCCGCCAACCAATCTTCAAGCCTATATACACACCTCCAGCCCCAGATCTGCTAAAAAATCAAGTGTTCTCACATTAATGAGAATTGATTAGATTTTCAAATCATGTCGCAAACACCAGTTCATTAAGCCTATCCAGGCCCGTGCAATTCAACAGTAATATTACAGCCGAAGgacagaaaaatgcaaatataAAACAGGAAATGTTTTTTATTTATCCTTTAAACAACAATATAAAGACTAGGTGGGTGTAGGTTACAAATGTATTCATATAGATCATCAATCACAACTATTCAAAGCTAATGCTTGCAATAACATATGAAATCCTGACAAAATGCACCAACAGTGATGACATAGAATGGTTTGCTTGCTTCATGGGTGAGGGCTGATGACGAAACCAACATGACCACCACAAGCTATATCCAAAAATGAAGCCCATGCAAGACCACTGtgctaatatatatttttttgcaaACGCATACAGAGGATTTCTTTTCTACCAAGCACATTCAAAGATATAACTAACATTAAGTCAGGAAAACGATGTCTCCCCAGGGGCATGTGCATCCCTAATCAACACAACTGAGGCCTAAGGATGCATCAGGATGTGCACTAGCAGTAGCACAAATCCGTTTGCATCCTCAATGGTGCACATTAGGGGTGCGCAAAACTTGAGAAGCAAATAATCTGTACTCAAGAAAATTACTAGAACTGCTTGTTTGGTGGTTGCTTGGCTGGAAATAAGTGTCATCACGTTACAAGGAGTTTATGCAGTGGCTCCTTAGATGAAATTAACAATAACATTTCAGGAGGAAATCCAGGGACATAGTACAGGACAGTTGGTGGAGAATCTGGAGACCAAATTGTACAACAATCCTTCTAGTTGTGTCCCAGAGGTCTAACCAGCCTccttgtaaaaaaaaatcaacgatGAGGCTGCCTAGAAATTCCCTTCGCCCGATCCCAACATGTGTGCGAGCTTTTAACATTGGGCGTAGCTTCTTCCTTTTAATCGCAGTTACTCATAAAAAATGGTGGCAGGGTCACACACCAAAACGAAAACTCAGGAGCAAAATCATAGTTAAAGGGCACAAGGGAGACTGTTGAAGATACACTACAATGGCTTATGTATGTATTTCAACAAAATCAACAGATAAAAAGAGCCACCCCATTACAATTAACATGTGATCACGTGATTGGAATAAATTTCATCCATACCACCATTTGAGGTGCACCTTTCATGTACATCACCAGTATCAACGACATGTAGGGCCAGACCCCACACGTCATGACATAGCCTGGTGGTACAGATGAAAGGTACACTAAGATGTGTTACAGATGAAACTACCCTGTGTAATTAGAGATGTGCTAGGAAACGTGATGCACTATGAAAGAATGTTGTCTTGCATTAATAGACATAAGACCTAAAGATACACCATGGCACATAAAAGAATGTGTCTACAGTTATTTCACACTTTCGATCTTGGTCTTGGATCAGAAAGTTCTATTCTTGCACTTCAGTATGCTTGATGTGTTAATTGTGCTACTGTCTTGTGCAGTTGTGCTTGAAACCCACAAAGTCTATATCCACATACAACATTCATAGATATCAGTGCTATCAAATCATACGCCTACTCTACTGCCATCATGTTTAGCCTGATTAATTATGATAGTCAGATAAGACTAAAACTCAGCTACAAAACATGGAAGATAGCAATAAGGGAATATGAATGCTAAATCAGACATAAAAGAGGAAATTGTCTCAATGCTCCACCTAGTGCGAACAGGTAAAGATCTAGACTACATCTATGTGCACCATGCCACCATTGGCAACCTAGCCAAAGACTAGACATGCACCCTTCATCTCCACAAACTGGTGGCCTAAACCTCAAACACTAGCTCTTCGGTAATTTCCTAAAAGTAACATGACCTGGTTGAGCAGACGTATAGTGTTGCACACCTCCCTCAATGTTTCAACAATTACATTTATGAGCACACCCGAGAAAGATGAGTGGGTGACCTGAGCTTTAATGAACCGGTCCATATCAGCATCAAGCCGCTGCACCTCGCGGGAGATGTCATCGTCCAGCATGGGCAGCAGGAGCAGCGGGGAATCGCCCGAGGAGTTCccagccccgccgcccccgcccccgccgtggCGCCGGTCCTCCAGAGACAGCGCCAGCCCCGTCGACACGGCCGAGCCCGTCTGCAGGAAATCGATGGACGACATCTGGGAGTTCTCCCCAAGCAGCTCTTGCTCCCTCGGCTGCCTCCACCCAAGTCCCGCGGCCGCCGTCAACCCCACCGCATCCACCACTACCCAAAATAGAGCGAAACCCCTCCAAAATCAGCGCCAATTCAAGGGGAATTCCAAGAGGCGAACAGAGGATTAGAGGAGAAAGCTTACGCGGTGCCTGCGGCGGCTGCTCCGGGAAGGCAGGCGGCGGGTTGAAGAAGGCAAGGGGCGCCGGGATCTGGCCATCCACCGGCACTGGCAGCGCGTTCCTGCCCAAAATTGCAGCATCCGGAAAGGAAATTGAGCGCGATTCTCACGTTGCAGCAGTTCTCGAGAGAAGGGGCGCAAACGAAAATTGAGGTCCAGAAATCACCTGAAGGAAGGAAGCACCGGCTGTTGCtgatgctgcggcggcggcgggggctgcTGCGGGTGCGGCTGCTGGAGATGGTGGTGAGAGAAGAACGCCATGGCGAGCCGAGGAGAGGAGGCAAGAGAGGACCGAGGGGAAAGGGGCGGGtcaccgagagagagagagagagagagagagagaggagcctTCTGGGGGCGAATGGCAAAATGTGAATTAGAGATACAGAGATGGGTTTACATATCTCTCGTTTACATGTGGGGCCATGCTTTTTGACCCCGCATGTCAGTAGGGACTACATGGTTGCCGTTGATCCGCTGATTTTTGCTAACACCCCGGTGCTTCGTCAAAATATGCAAAATCAGTTCAGATATTTTTATATGTATTTCCgccgtcccaaattattagtagTTTTGAGTTTTCAAGGTGCAtaaattttgctatgcatctaaatTTGTGTTATGTCTAAGTGCATAGCGAAATCTATATATTTAGAAAAATTagaacgactaataatttaggacgAAGTGAGTACTAGACAATGATGTTCATAATACATGAAAAATACGTGaagttttccaaaaaaaaagaaagtccaTGGGATTATGTTCGCATCTTAGAACCATCATCTATCAAAATGCGACTTAAGAGAAGAATGCATATATGATCGGTTAATGATATGGAACAATCAAAAGATGAGTGTGAAAACATCATTAAACTTTTTTTCATCAATGTGAAATTTTGAATCAGCAACTTCAAGGAAAAAATAGCAAGTACAAATGAAATGGAGGAGCAATAGCATGTACGAGATGAAACAGTGGTGGAGGACAAATTAAAGCTATGGATTGGCTCAGTTGGGCTGATCAAGCTCCAATCCTCAACTGATCGTGGTAGTGAAGTAAAAATACATAGAAAGGAAGCAAGATATGGTATATGATAAGTACTAACAGTAAAACAAGGTATGGCAATGGGCCATACACCATACCGAGACCTCCATCTCACTGAGATGTTACAAAAATTCATAAATTTTATCATTGGCAC
This window contains:
- the LOC120689589 gene encoding probable BOI-related E3 ubiquitin-protein ligase 3, whose product is MAFFSHHHLQQPHPQQPPPPPQHQQQPVLPSFRNALPVPVDGQIPAPLAFFNPPPAFPEQPPQAPLVDAVGLTAAAGLGWRQPREQELLGENSQMSSIDFLQTGSAVSTGLALSLEDRRHGGGGGGGAGNSSGDSPLLLLPMLDDDISREVQRLDADMDRFIKAQSERLRQSILEKVQAKQFEALASVEDKILRKIRDKEVEVETINKRNSELEDQIKQLAVEVGAWQQRAKYNESMINALKYNLEQVCAHQSKDFKEGCGDSEVDDTASCCNGGAVNLQLMLKENRQPKDLTACRVCKSSEACMLLLPCRHLCLCKECESKLSFCPLCQSSKILGMEIYM